The following proteins are co-located in the Paenibacillus sp. FSL H8-0079 genome:
- the rpoE gene encoding DNA-directed RNA polymerase subunit delta encodes MSTSLNLKIDKEKVKEIPLVDLAFMVLKAANTPYYYRDLMNEVAKQRGMTDEEINEFIAQLYTEINIDGRFACVGTSLWGLKRWYPVAGTEDSMTGAKRPRIINDEDDDLEDEDFGEEDSYNSDEDFDSTNKDEDEDEEDEDEDDIFDEEDSEEEEVLVEDDDLEDEDLEEDEEESENEDEFDDDSDNR; translated from the coding sequence GTGAGTACCTCGCTCAATTTGAAAATTGATAAAGAAAAGGTAAAAGAGATCCCTTTGGTGGACCTTGCCTTTATGGTGCTGAAAGCGGCTAATACGCCGTATTACTATCGTGACTTGATGAATGAGGTAGCGAAGCAGCGCGGAATGACTGATGAAGAAATCAACGAGTTTATCGCCCAGCTATATACCGAGATTAATATCGATGGTCGTTTTGCTTGCGTCGGTACGAGTCTGTGGGGCTTGAAGCGCTGGTATCCGGTAGCTGGAACAGAAGATTCCATGACGGGTGCGAAACGTCCGCGTATCATCAACGATGAAGACGATGATCTGGAAGATGAAGACTTCGGTGAAGAAGACAGCTATAACAGCGACGAAGACTTCGACAGCACGAATAAAGACGAAGATGAAGACGAAGAAGATGAAGACGAAGACGACATCTTTGATGAAGAAGACAGCGAAGAAGAAGAAGTGCTGGTCGAAGATGACGATCTGGAAGATGAAGACCTCGAAGAAGACGAAGAAGAGTCCGAAAACGAGGATGAATTTGACGACGATTCTGATAATCGGTAG
- a CDS encoding DUF1934 domain-containing protein: protein MSNMRPVHIRLHSRYEGEDVLQEMKGEAVVKGSVLYVRYEEPQVGPEGGTTRTTLKLGGQSIKIIRHGEVESEQTFELNRKLPGFYRSPYMSFALSTHTQKLELSIQGLSARAAWSYDFYRFDEESGHFAISLHIQEEPIS from the coding sequence ATGTCGAACATGCGACCGGTACACATCCGGCTGCACAGCCGTTATGAAGGTGAAGATGTGCTGCAGGAAATGAAGGGTGAAGCCGTGGTGAAAGGGTCTGTTCTTTATGTTCGTTATGAAGAACCACAGGTTGGACCCGAGGGAGGCACAACCCGCACCACATTGAAGCTGGGCGGACAATCCATCAAGATTATACGTCATGGTGAGGTTGAATCGGAGCAGACTTTTGAATTGAATCGGAAGCTTCCTGGTTTCTACCGATCGCCATACATGTCGTTTGCCCTGTCCACGCATACACAGAAGCTGGAACTTTCCATTCAGGGATTGAGCGCACGCGCAGCGTGGAGCTACGACTTTTACCGCTTTGATGAAGAATCCGGACATTTCGCGATTAGTTTGCATATACAGGAGGAACCAATTTCATGA
- a CDS encoding alpha-N-arabinofuranosidase — protein sequence MVDVILKADSDQGLINRNIYGHFSEHLGRCIYEGLWVGEDSPIPNTDGIRNDVLTALQKLNIPVLRWPGGCFADEYHWKDGVGPKSERARMINTHWGGVEENNHFGTHEFLRLCELLGTEPYISGNLGSGTVQEMQEWVEYITFDGESPMANWRKSNGREEPWKMKYFGVGNENWGCGGNMRPEYYADEYRRYATYVRNYSGNEIYKIACGPNEGNYEWMEVLMREAARFMDGISLHYYTIPTGEWNDKGAATGFGEAEWFTTLKKTLYMEELLVKHSEIMDKYDPEGRVGIIVDEWGTWYNVEPGTNPGFLYQQNTMRDAVLAGVNLNIFNQHNKRVHMANLAQIVNVLQSLVLTEGDKMLLTPTYHVFDMYQVHMDAQRLDLNYESPGYTFGEDTIPQLSLSASRNKDGVIHVTACNLSHTDELEVVCQLEATQAAKVSGQILHHADFGAFNTFEQPNHVQPVTWDGITLENNTLRFVLPPASVGVIAVEG from the coding sequence ATGGTCGATGTTATTTTAAAGGCGGATTCAGATCAAGGATTAATAAACCGCAACATATATGGTCACTTTTCTGAACACTTGGGGCGTTGTATATATGAGGGGTTGTGGGTAGGAGAGGATTCACCTATTCCGAATACGGATGGCATTCGAAATGATGTGTTAACGGCCTTGCAGAAGCTTAATATTCCAGTGCTTCGCTGGCCAGGAGGTTGTTTTGCCGATGAGTATCACTGGAAAGATGGTGTAGGTCCGAAGAGTGAGCGTGCTCGTATGATCAATACACACTGGGGCGGTGTGGAAGAGAACAATCACTTTGGTACACATGAGTTCTTGAGATTATGTGAGCTGCTCGGCACGGAGCCATATATTAGTGGCAATCTGGGTAGCGGTACAGTGCAGGAGATGCAGGAATGGGTGGAATACATCACGTTTGATGGCGAATCCCCGATGGCGAACTGGCGTAAGAGTAATGGTAGGGAAGAACCGTGGAAAATGAAGTATTTTGGCGTGGGAAATGAGAACTGGGGATGCGGCGGAAACATGCGTCCTGAATATTATGCGGATGAATATCGCCGGTATGCTACATATGTACGTAACTATTCCGGTAACGAGATTTATAAAATCGCTTGTGGGCCCAACGAAGGCAACTATGAATGGATGGAAGTCCTGATGCGGGAGGCTGCTCGCTTTATGGATGGAATCAGTCTTCATTATTACACCATCCCTACAGGAGAGTGGAATGATAAAGGTGCAGCAACAGGATTCGGCGAGGCTGAATGGTTCACCACCTTGAAGAAGACGCTATATATGGAAGAGTTGCTGGTGAAGCACTCCGAGATTATGGATAAATATGATCCAGAAGGCAGAGTCGGCATTATTGTGGACGAATGGGGTACATGGTACAACGTTGAGCCGGGCACCAATCCAGGGTTCCTGTATCAACAGAATACAATGCGGGACGCTGTGCTTGCAGGCGTTAACCTGAATATTTTCAACCAACATAATAAACGGGTACACATGGCAAATCTTGCGCAGATCGTCAATGTGCTTCAATCGCTTGTGCTCACGGAAGGGGACAAAATGCTCCTGACCCCTACGTATCATGTATTTGATATGTATCAGGTTCATATGGATGCGCAGCGACTGGACTTGAATTATGAAAGCCCTGGATACACCTTCGGAGAAGACACCATTCCTCAGCTCAGCTTGTCAGCCTCCCGTAACAAGGATGGGGTCATTCATGTGACAGCTTGTAATCTGAGTCACACGGATGAGTTAGAAGTCGTGTGTCAACTGGAAGCGACTCAAGCGGCTAAAGTATCCGGGCAGATTCTGCATCATGCTGATTTTGGTGCATTCAATACGTTTGAACAGCCGAATCACGTTCAGCCTGTGACGTGGGATGGAATCACACTTGAGAATAATACCTTGCGTTTTGTCCTTCCACCAGCATCGGTTGGGGTCATCGCTGTAGAGGGTTAA
- a CDS encoding S8 family peptidase produces the protein MDYTGLLHQLIDGMRRPEPEQGGRYLIRFAKPQQYEACLLELSRMRNEFTDLGAVRSSRLARSIIAPVQRPEDLYRYGDEITIEADVPISLHATALHSKPSNAQGIPWGVKQIRAPKVWSVSTGHRIKIGVIDTGADYHHPDLRYSLARGINLLNRSLLPHDDNGHGTHIAGTIAAANSTAGMIGVAPRSLIYPVKAFDHNGSAYVSDIVLGIDWCVRNKVDIINMSFGMKTRSKALLDVVNRAYHAGIVIVASSGNDGKRRSIDYPARYPQTISVGATDKNRRIASFSNRGAYVDVYAPGDKIVSSWVQGKHHEMSGTSMATSHVSGAIALLLAKHPGLSPSEIKALVKRATIPLRARKTTTAKSKVRGGEIDALRLMQECGE, from the coding sequence ATGGACTATACTGGTTTATTGCATCAATTGATTGACGGAATGCGACGCCCTGAACCAGAACAGGGAGGGCGATATTTGATCCGATTTGCCAAACCGCAGCAGTACGAAGCCTGTCTCCTGGAATTGTCCCGAATGCGGAATGAATTCACCGACCTTGGGGCTGTTCGCTCCTCGCGACTCGCTCGTTCCATTATCGCTCCAGTGCAACGCCCGGAGGATCTGTACCGCTATGGGGATGAGATTACGATTGAAGCAGACGTGCCCATCTCACTTCACGCCACCGCACTCCACAGCAAACCAAGCAATGCTCAAGGCATACCCTGGGGAGTGAAGCAGATTCGGGCACCCAAAGTATGGTCTGTGTCTACAGGACACCGGATTAAAATCGGTGTGATTGATACGGGTGCTGACTACCATCACCCAGATCTTCGTTACTCTCTGGCACGCGGAATCAATCTGTTAAACCGCAGCCTGCTTCCCCATGATGATAATGGACACGGTACCCACATTGCAGGGACCATCGCCGCAGCCAACAGCACCGCAGGTATGATCGGTGTAGCTCCACGCTCCCTAATCTATCCGGTGAAAGCATTTGACCACAATGGATCGGCTTATGTATCCGACATTGTGCTTGGCATCGACTGGTGTGTACGCAACAAGGTCGATATCATCAATATGAGCTTTGGCATGAAAACACGCAGCAAGGCGCTTCTTGACGTTGTCAATCGTGCATACCATGCTGGAATCGTCATTGTTGCTTCGTCAGGAAATGACGGCAAACGCCGCAGTATTGATTATCCGGCACGGTATCCGCAGACCATATCGGTTGGGGCAACCGACAAAAACAGGCGTATTGCGTCCTTCAGCAATCGCGGCGCATACGTGGATGTGTATGCTCCTGGCGATAAGATCGTCTCCTCCTGGGTACAGGGCAAGCATCACGAGATGAGCGGCACATCCATGGCGACGTCACATGTGAGTGGCGCTATCGCTTTGCTGCTCGCAAAACATCCGGGGTTATCCCCTAGTGAAATCAAGGCACTCGTCAAGCGTGCTACGATCCCGCTGCGCGCTCGCAAGACCACCACCGCCAAAAGCAAGGTACGCGGTGGCGAGATTGACGCCCTGCGGCTAATGCAAGAGTGCGGGGAGTGA
- a CDS encoding DUF6171 family protein: MKRQEPCKGCNDQYDVKISDAKMARLIEIASRSRSTVQDEEYERRLSICSTCPGLQYDTTCRHCGCLVQVRAKLSESTCPFPYESQWA, from the coding sequence ATGAAGAGGCAGGAACCTTGCAAGGGCTGTAATGATCAGTATGATGTGAAGATTAGTGATGCCAAAATGGCCAGACTTATTGAGATTGCCTCACGCTCACGATCGACGGTACAGGATGAGGAATATGAGCGTAGACTCTCCATCTGCTCGACATGTCCGGGATTGCAATATGACACAACCTGTCGGCATTGTGGTTGTCTCGTACAGGTGCGAGCGAAGCTGAGCGAGTCGACATGTCCTTTTCCTTATGAATCGCAATGGGCCTGA
- the argS gene encoding arginine--tRNA ligase, which translates to MTRNPLDTINERVSTAIGNAIVAAGIVTQDELPAITLEVPREKTHGDLATNAAMQLTKIAKRNPRQIAEEIIANLNLAEAGIEKAEIAGPGFINFKLDKSYLYPVLALVQDQGEDYGRINIGEGRKVEMEFVSANPTGSLHLGHARGAAVGDALCNILDYAGYDVTREYYINDAGNQVFNLARSIEARYLQELGQDAEMPEDGYHGEDIKGFAKQLVAEKGEELLSMHPGDRAAYFRDFGLEKELDKIKRDLNRFRVNFDIWFSETSLYDNGEVLRVLDELRDRNEIYEQDGATWLKTMQYGDDKERVLIKNDGTYTYLTPDIAYHRDKYARGYDTMINIWGADHHGYIPRMKAAMQALGNDPEKLVVLIAQMVSLFQNGEKVKMSKRTGKAVTMEDLMDEVGIDAIRYFFTMRSMDSHLDFDMDLAISTSNENPVFYVQYAHARVCSVYRQAEEQGIELLPLAQIDLSKLTTEHEYDLLRKMGELPEEISAAATGYAPHRIIRYVYELASLFHSYYRAERVITEDAQQTQARLALIGAVRTVIATALRLVGVTAPDKM; encoded by the coding sequence ATGACACGTAATCCACTAGATACGATTAACGAACGGGTAAGCACAGCCATCGGTAACGCCATTGTGGCGGCCGGGATTGTTACGCAGGACGAATTGCCAGCTATCACATTGGAAGTGCCGCGTGAGAAGACACACGGGGACTTGGCGACCAATGCTGCCATGCAGCTTACCAAGATTGCCAAGCGCAATCCGCGTCAGATTGCTGAAGAGATCATTGCTAATCTGAATCTGGCTGAAGCTGGAATCGAGAAGGCTGAAATTGCTGGTCCAGGGTTCATTAACTTCAAGTTGGACAAGAGTTACCTTTACCCAGTACTTGCGCTTGTGCAGGACCAGGGTGAAGATTACGGAAGAATTAACATCGGAGAAGGGCGAAAAGTCGAGATGGAGTTCGTTAGTGCCAACCCGACAGGTAGTTTGCATCTGGGTCATGCCCGTGGAGCAGCTGTAGGTGATGCACTATGTAACATCCTTGACTACGCAGGATATGATGTAACTCGTGAGTACTACATTAATGATGCAGGTAATCAGGTGTTTAATCTGGCTCGTTCCATTGAAGCTCGTTATCTGCAAGAGCTGGGTCAGGATGCTGAGATGCCTGAAGATGGTTATCACGGTGAAGATATTAAAGGATTCGCCAAGCAGCTTGTTGCTGAAAAGGGCGAAGAATTGCTGTCCATGCACCCGGGTGACCGTGCGGCTTATTTCCGTGACTTTGGCCTGGAGAAGGAACTGGACAAGATCAAACGTGACTTGAATCGCTTCCGTGTTAACTTTGATATCTGGTTTAGCGAAACTTCCCTGTATGACAACGGAGAAGTGCTGCGCGTACTGGATGAATTGCGTGACCGCAATGAGATCTATGAGCAAGACGGGGCAACTTGGCTGAAAACGATGCAGTATGGCGACGACAAAGAACGTGTATTGATCAAGAACGATGGCACGTATACTTACCTGACGCCGGACATTGCTTATCACCGTGACAAATATGCGCGTGGATACGACACGATGATCAACATCTGGGGTGCAGATCACCACGGATATATTCCACGGATGAAAGCCGCGATGCAAGCACTGGGCAATGACCCTGAGAAATTGGTGGTCTTGATTGCACAGATGGTAAGCTTGTTCCAGAACGGTGAAAAAGTGAAAATGTCCAAACGTACAGGTAAAGCTGTAACGATGGAAGACCTGATGGATGAAGTCGGCATTGATGCCATCCGTTACTTCTTCACAATGCGCAGCATGGACTCCCATCTGGACTTTGACATGGACCTTGCGATTTCGACATCTAATGAGAATCCGGTATTCTACGTACAATATGCGCATGCCCGTGTATGCAGCGTATATCGTCAGGCTGAAGAACAGGGTATTGAGCTGCTGCCACTGGCACAGATTGACCTGTCCAAGCTGACAACAGAGCATGAGTATGACCTTCTCCGCAAAATGGGAGAGCTGCCTGAGGAGATCTCGGCAGCGGCAACAGGATATGCACCTCATCGTATCATCCGTTATGTATACGAGCTGGCATCCCTGTTCCACAGCTACTACCGTGCAGAACGTGTTATTACGGAAGACGCGCAGCAAACTCAAGCACGTCTGGCACTGATCGGTGCTGTGCGCACCGTTATCGCCACAGCGCTTCGTCTGGTAGGCGTAACCGCTCCAGACAAAATGTAA
- a CDS encoding response regulator, which yields MEDKKVLIVDDQNGIRILLMEVFSSEGYNTFQAPNGKVALEIVNNDKPDLVLLDMKIPGMDGLEILKHIKEIDPDIKVIMMTAYGELDMIKEATDLGALMHFTKPFDIDEMRVAVNMQLRNSAANKCS from the coding sequence GTGGAAGATAAAAAAGTTTTGATTGTTGATGACCAGAATGGTATTCGAATCCTGTTAATGGAAGTGTTCAGCAGTGAAGGATATAACACGTTTCAAGCACCCAACGGCAAGGTTGCCCTGGAGATTGTGAATAATGACAAGCCTGATCTGGTATTGCTCGATATGAAGATTCCTGGGATGGACGGTCTGGAAATCCTGAAGCATATTAAAGAAATTGATCCGGATATCAAGGTCATCATGATGACCGCTTATGGTGAATTGGACATGATCAAGGAAGCCACGGATCTCGGAGCGCTCATGCATTTTACAAAACCGTTTGATATCGATGAGATGCGAGTGGCTGTGAATATGCAACTTCGCAATAGTGCCGCCAATAAATGCAGCTGA
- a CDS encoding UDP-N-acetylglucosamine 1-carboxyvinyltransferase, giving the protein MEKLMISGGRPLQGTVTISGAKNSAIALIPAALLAESEVVLDNLPLLSDVAVYAEILEELGAHVTWEGSQMKIDPSDIKSIPMPNGPVKKLRASYYMMGALLGRFKEATIGLPGGCNFEPRPIDQHIKGFEALGATVTNEHGSIHLHAKELRGAKIYLDVSSVGATINIMLAATRAKGSTIIENAAKEPEIIDVATLLNSMGASIKGAGTETIRIEGVSELKGCRHSIIPDRIQAGTYMIAAAATRGDVLIDNVIPKHLEALTAKLLEMGVGIEELDESIRVMGKPNYNHVDVKALVYPGFPTDLQSPMTSVLTQATGVSVLSDFVYSNRFKHVPELVRMGAKIRVEGRSAIIEGSALNAAKVKASDLRAGAALVIAGLTVSEGVTEVTGVEYIDRGYDHLVTNLRLLGADVWRETD; this is encoded by the coding sequence ATGGAAAAATTGATGATTAGTGGCGGACGTCCGTTACAGGGAACTGTAACTATAAGCGGCGCCAAGAACAGCGCCATTGCGCTTATTCCTGCAGCATTGCTTGCCGAGTCAGAAGTCGTGTTGGACAACCTGCCACTTTTGAGTGATGTGGCGGTTTATGCAGAAATTTTGGAGGAACTCGGAGCACATGTGACTTGGGAAGGCAGTCAGATGAAGATTGATCCTTCTGACATCAAATCCATTCCTATGCCGAATGGTCCCGTGAAGAAGCTTCGCGCTTCGTATTATATGATGGGTGCATTGCTAGGGCGCTTTAAAGAAGCGACCATAGGTTTACCAGGGGGCTGTAATTTTGAGCCTCGTCCAATTGATCAACATATCAAAGGGTTTGAAGCGCTTGGCGCAACCGTAACAAACGAACACGGCTCCATTCATTTGCATGCTAAAGAGCTGCGCGGAGCAAAGATTTATCTTGATGTAAGCAGTGTCGGTGCAACCATTAACATTATGCTGGCGGCTACTCGTGCCAAAGGCTCTACAATTATCGAAAACGCGGCTAAAGAGCCTGAGATTATAGATGTAGCAACACTTCTGAATTCCATGGGTGCCAGCATCAAGGGTGCAGGTACCGAAACGATCCGTATTGAAGGAGTTTCGGAGCTTAAAGGCTGTCGTCATTCTATCATTCCGGACCGTATCCAAGCAGGTACGTATATGATCGCTGCAGCGGCAACGCGCGGAGATGTTCTGATTGACAATGTGATTCCCAAACATCTGGAGGCTTTAACGGCAAAGCTGCTGGAGATGGGTGTTGGCATTGAGGAATTGGATGAAAGTATACGTGTCATGGGTAAACCGAATTATAACCATGTTGACGTGAAGGCACTTGTATATCCTGGTTTCCCAACAGATCTACAGTCACCGATGACCAGTGTTTTGACACAGGCAACCGGCGTGAGTGTCCTGAGCGACTTTGTATATAGTAATCGATTCAAGCATGTGCCTGAGCTGGTGCGGATGGGCGCAAAGATTCGGGTAGAAGGACGGTCAGCGATTATTGAAGGCAGTGCATTGAACGCGGCCAAAGTAAAAGCATCCGATCTTCGCGCTGGAGCGGCGCTGGTGATTGCAGGTCTCACCGTCAGTGAAGGTGTGACTGAAGTAACGGGGGTCGAATATATCGACCGTGGTTACGATCATCTGGTGACCAATCTGCGCCTGCTTGGTGCAGATGTATGGCGGGAAACCGATTAA
- a CDS encoding CTP synthase, with protein MTKYIFVTGGVVSSLGKGITAASLGRLLKNRGLKVTIQKFDPYINIDPGTMSPYQHGEVFVTDDGAETDLDLGHYERFIDINLSKNSNVTTGKVYSSVISKERRGEYLGGTVQVIPHITNEIKERVFRAGREAGSDVVITEIGGTVGDIESLPFLEAIRQIKSDVGRDNVMYIHVTLIPYIKAAGEVKTKPTQHSVKELRSIGIQPNVIVCRTEYELSDDMKAKIALFCDIDENAVVECRDADTLYQVPLNLREEGLDEIVVNHLKLTTPAPDMSEWEGLVDRINKLEHTVEIAIVGKYVALHDAYLSVVESLSHAGFASNADVKIRWVPSEDITDENVGDLLHGIGGILVPGGFGDRGIEGKVSAIRYAREKQIPFFGICLGMQVSVIEYARSIVGLNGANSSEINPATEFPVIDLLPEQKDIENLGGTMRLGLYPCKLQEGSLAMACYDDELVYERHRHRYEFNNEYRETIEKAGLVISGTSPDGRLVEIVELPGHPWFLAVQFHPEFTSRPNRPQPLFREFVKASLENAQK; from the coding sequence GTGACAAAGTATATTTTCGTGACGGGCGGAGTTGTGTCCTCCCTGGGCAAAGGAATTACGGCTGCTTCGCTGGGCAGATTGCTGAAAAACAGAGGGCTTAAGGTAACGATTCAGAAATTTGATCCATACATCAACATCGACCCAGGGACAATGAGTCCTTATCAGCACGGCGAGGTTTTTGTTACGGATGATGGCGCGGAAACGGATCTGGACCTTGGCCACTATGAACGTTTTATTGATATCAATCTCTCCAAAAACAGCAACGTCACGACTGGTAAAGTATACTCTTCCGTCATCAGCAAAGAGCGACGCGGGGAATATCTGGGCGGAACGGTACAAGTTATTCCACACATTACGAACGAGATCAAAGAGCGTGTATTCCGCGCTGGACGTGAAGCTGGTTCGGATGTGGTTATTACGGAAATTGGCGGAACAGTGGGCGACATCGAGAGCTTGCCTTTCCTGGAAGCTATTCGTCAAATCAAGAGTGATGTAGGTCGCGACAATGTAATGTACATCCACGTAACCCTTATTCCTTATATCAAAGCAGCTGGTGAAGTGAAAACAAAACCAACGCAGCACAGTGTTAAGGAATTGCGTAGCATCGGTATTCAACCGAATGTGATTGTATGCCGTACCGAGTATGAATTGTCTGACGACATGAAAGCTAAAATTGCTCTCTTCTGCGATATTGATGAGAATGCTGTAGTTGAATGTCGTGATGCAGACACGTTGTATCAAGTACCTCTGAACTTGCGTGAAGAAGGCTTGGATGAGATTGTGGTAAACCACCTCAAACTGACTACTCCTGCACCGGATATGAGCGAGTGGGAAGGGTTGGTTGACCGGATCAACAAGTTGGAGCATACGGTTGAGATCGCTATTGTTGGTAAATATGTAGCGCTGCACGATGCATATCTGAGTGTTGTTGAGTCCTTGTCTCATGCAGGATTTGCATCCAACGCTGATGTGAAAATTCGCTGGGTTCCTTCTGAAGATATTACGGATGAGAATGTAGGCGACTTGTTACATGGTATTGGCGGTATCCTTGTTCCTGGTGGATTTGGAGATCGTGGTATTGAAGGTAAAGTATCGGCAATCCGTTATGCTCGTGAGAAACAAATTCCGTTCTTCGGTATTTGCCTGGGTATGCAGGTTTCCGTTATTGAGTATGCACGTTCCATCGTTGGCTTGAATGGTGCAAACAGCTCCGAGATTAATCCGGCTACGGAATTCCCTGTGATCGATCTGTTGCCTGAGCAAAAAGATATCGAGAATCTGGGTGGCACGATGCGTCTGGGTCTGTATCCTTGTAAGCTTCAGGAAGGTTCTTTGGCGATGGCTTGTTATGATGACGAGCTGGTGTATGAGAGACACCGTCACCGGTATGAGTTCAACAATGAATACCGTGAAACGATCGAAAAAGCAGGACTGGTTATCTCGGGTACATCCCCGGATGGACGTCTGGTTGAGATCGTGGAACTTCCAGGACACCCATGGTTCTTGGCAGTACAATTCCACCCGGAATTCACTTCCCGTCCGAACCGTCCGCAACCATTGTTCCGTGAGTTTGTAAAAGCTTCTCTGGAGAATGCACAGAAATAA
- the fba gene encoding class II fructose-1,6-bisphosphate aldolase — translation MPLVSMTDMLNKALEGKYAVGQYNINNLEWTQAILGAAEEEKSPVILGVSEGAARHIGGFYTVVKMVEGLIHDMKITVPVAIHLDHGSSFDKCKEAIDAGFTSVMIDGSHHSIDENIEMTKKVVEYAHAKGVSVEAEVGTVGGQEDDVIGGIMYADLNECIRIVKETGIDTLAPALGSVHGPYHGEPNLGFKEMEEVRDAVQVPLVLHGGTGIPKHDIDKAISLGTSKINVNTENQISFARVVREVLAAKPDAYDPRTFIVPGRDAIKETVKGKIREFGSNNKA, via the coding sequence ATGCCATTAGTATCTATGACAGACATGTTGAACAAAGCACTCGAAGGAAAATATGCAGTTGGTCAATACAACATCAATAACCTTGAGTGGACTCAAGCGATTCTTGGTGCTGCTGAAGAAGAGAAATCCCCAGTAATCCTGGGTGTATCCGAAGGCGCAGCACGTCACATTGGTGGCTTCTACACTGTAGTTAAAATGGTAGAAGGACTTATCCACGACATGAAAATCACTGTTCCAGTTGCAATTCACCTGGACCACGGTTCAAGCTTCGACAAGTGTAAAGAAGCGATCGATGCTGGATTCACATCCGTTATGATCGACGGTTCCCACCACTCCATCGATGAGAACATCGAAATGACTAAAAAAGTTGTTGAATATGCACACGCTAAAGGCGTTTCTGTAGAAGCTGAAGTAGGTACTGTAGGCGGACAAGAAGACGACGTTATCGGTGGTATCATGTACGCTGACCTGAACGAGTGTATCCGTATCGTTAAAGAAACAGGTATCGACACATTGGCACCAGCTCTTGGTTCCGTACACGGTCCTTACCATGGCGAGCCTAACTTGGGCTTCAAAGAGATGGAAGAAGTTCGTGACGCGGTACAAGTTCCACTCGTATTGCACGGTGGTACTGGTATTCCTAAACACGACATCGACAAAGCCATTTCCCTGGGTACATCTAAAATCAACGTAAACACAGAGAACCAAATCTCTTTCGCAAGAGTAGTTCGTGAAGTGCTTGCAGCTAAACCAGATGCTTACGATCCACGTACATTCATCGTACCAGGCCGTGACGCAATCAAAGAAACAGTTAAAGGTAAAATCCGTGAGTTTGGTTCCAACAACAAAGCGTAA